From Candidatus Ancaeobacter aquaticus:
TAGAAGGAGAAACCAAGCTGCGAGCGAAGAATGAGGAGCTTGAAAAGATCAATAAGATGATGGTCGGTAGGGAACTCAGGATGGAAGGGCTTAAGCGTGAGATAGCCGAGCTCAATGCTGTGATTAATTCGCAAAAAGAATATATCGATAGATTGCAAGGGGATAGTAAAAAATAGATTTTATAACAGTACTTTGAACGGGCAGGTGAAAATGGAAAAAGAATTAAAAATTCTTCTTTTAGAGGATAATGCGGATGATGCTGAGCTTGTTGAACGTGAGTTGGTGAAAGAAAAGATATCTTTTGTTATGAGACGGGCAGAGACAAAAGAACAGTTCCTGCAGGAGTTAGAGAATTATAATCCGGACATAATTTTAGCAGACTATAGATTGCCTTCTTTTTCAGGTTTGCAGGCACTTGATATGGTCCTCGACCGTTACGCACACATACCATTTATCATTGTAGCAGGTACTCTTGGTGAAGAAATAGCAATAGATGCAATGAAAAGTGGAGCGACGGACTATGTTCTTAAAGATAAATTGGGACGTCTGTCTTTTTCTGTAAAAAGAGCAATTAAGGGAATGAGAGAGAAAGAAGATCTTTTATCCGCGGAGAGAGAGTTAATGGAGGTTGCACGGTTATGGAGTGATTGTTTTAATG
This genomic window contains:
- a CDS encoding response regulator, translated to MEKELKILLLEDNADDAELVERELVKEKISFVMRRAETKEQFLQELENYNPDIILADYRLPSFSGLQALDMVLDRYAHIPFIIVAGTLGEEIAIDAMKSGATDYVLKDKLGRLSFSVKRAIKGMREKEDLLSAERELMEVARLWSDCFNGINDGLAILDFDKKIIRCNREMERVLHKPFSEIIGVKCCSVIHGTDKPIENCSFERMKKNREKRSVRYRGR